In [Phormidium] sp. ETS-05, the genomic window CGGAAACCACCACGGGGACACAGTTGGCGGCGGCGACAGAGTTGCGGTTGGGGATTCCTATTGATTGTGACTTGGGGAAAGATTGTTTTGTGATGTTGTATCCCGATCGCGACCCTGGACCGGAAGCTGTAGATTTTGGCTGCGGTCGTCAAACCTACGATACCCATAAAGGCACGGATTTTGCCATTCCTGACGCCCAGGCGATGGCGCGAGGGGTCCCGGTCATCGCTTCGGCTCCGGGAACTGTGTTACGAGTGCGAGATGGTATGGCCGATCGACGTATTCGCAACGACGCTGACAAACAAGCTGTAGATAACATCGAATGCGGTAACGGCCTGGTCATCGACCACGGCGGCGGCTGGGAAACCCAATATTGCCACTTGCGCAATGGCTCTGTAGCCGTCACACAAGGGACTAAAGTCGAAACCGGCACCGTTCTGGGAATGGTGGGCAACTCGGGTTTAGCATCTTTTCCCCATGTTCACCTGAGCGTCCGCTACCAGGGTGCAGTAGTGGACCCCTTTGTAGGACCAAATGCTGGTCCCGGTTGCCAGGTCGATCGCCATCCCATCTGGGCAGATAATCTCACTTATATCCCAACTGGTTTAATTCGGGCTGGCTTCTCTGGAGAAGCTCCCACAATGGACGCTTTGTGGGATGGAGATTTCAGCGATAGCAGCTTCAACAAAGACATCCCCCAGCTCCTGTTTTGGATTCACGCCTACGGCGTACTTAAAGGAGATGAAATTAAGTTCCGGCTCACCGCACCTAACGGACAGGTAGTAGCCGAAAGCCAGCAGCCGATCGCCAACCCCAGCCGCTCCTGGATGGGTTACGTAGGCAAACGCAACACTCTAGAGCGTCCCATCATCCCAGGCACTTGGCGTGGTGAATACCAACTCGTCAGAAATGGCAGCACCATTATCGACGTGAGCCGCACCATAGAAATCCGCTAAATTTCCAAACCCA contains:
- a CDS encoding M23 family metallopeptidase, which codes for MISRTGKYICTFFLALALVALPSCMRAETTTGTQLAAATELRLGIPIDCDLGKDCFVMLYPDRDPGPEAVDFGCGRQTYDTHKGTDFAIPDAQAMARGVPVIASAPGTVLRVRDGMADRRIRNDADKQAVDNIECGNGLVIDHGGGWETQYCHLRNGSVAVTQGTKVETGTVLGMVGNSGLASFPHVHLSVRYQGAVVDPFVGPNAGPGCQVDRHPIWADNLTYIPTGLIRAGFSGEAPTMDALWDGDFSDSSFNKDIPQLLFWIHAYGVLKGDEIKFRLTAPNGQVVAESQQPIANPSRSWMGYVGKRNTLERPIIPGTWRGEYQLVRNGSTIIDVSRTIEIR